The proteins below come from a single Streptomyces tubercidicus genomic window:
- a CDS encoding TetR/AcrR family transcriptional regulator: MHHSASPRKGRTGRPRSAETDRAILCATRAALVDLGWGRLTMSDVAARAGVAKTTLYRRWANKNELVVDAVAVLFDELELPDRGSLRADIEGVVLQFGALLARPETKTALMAVVAESTTDGALRERIRSAIVDRQKRLVLLGRSRAQARGELPPDTTGEEGERAATRNMDLIFDVIAGAIVHRTLVSGEPVDAAWGRDFTALFLGGLGGLDSQG, translated from the coding sequence ATGCACCACTCCGCCAGCCCCCGCAAGGGCCGCACGGGCCGCCCCCGCAGCGCCGAGACCGACCGGGCGATCCTCTGCGCGACCCGTGCGGCGCTCGTCGACCTGGGCTGGGGGCGGCTGACCATGAGCGATGTGGCGGCCCGCGCCGGTGTGGCCAAGACGACGCTCTACCGCCGCTGGGCCAACAAGAACGAGCTCGTCGTGGACGCCGTGGCGGTCCTCTTCGACGAGCTCGAACTCCCCGACCGGGGCTCTCTGCGGGCCGATATCGAGGGTGTGGTGCTGCAGTTCGGCGCGCTGCTGGCGCGGCCGGAGACCAAGACGGCGCTGATGGCCGTGGTCGCCGAGTCCACCACCGACGGGGCGCTGCGCGAGCGGATCCGCTCGGCGATCGTCGACCGCCAGAAGCGGCTGGTCCTGCTCGGCCGCTCGCGCGCCCAGGCCCGTGGTGAGCTGCCCCCGGACACCACCGGCGAGGAGGGCGAGCGGGCCGCGACCCGCAACATGGACCTGATCTTCGATGTGATCGCCGGTGCGATCGTGCACCGCACCCTGGTCAGCGGCGAGCCCGTGGACGCCGCGTGGGGGCGGGACTTCACGGCGCTGTTCCTCGGCGGCCTGGGCGGCCTGGACAGCCAGGGCTGA